In the genome of Ptychodera flava strain L36383 chromosome 13, AS_Pfla_20210202, whole genome shotgun sequence, one region contains:
- the LOC139147278 gene encoding uncharacterized protein: MSISHNFSSHCTHVRNIETTSTSPDDGTSQGAFGIRLDTSQISDLTPLEVTPSKNGMSAEVTNATPYDSSQVSAMDTSPSHHSNVCSEAISSLSCDTPLMIDEQASCATARPPSKSATGNLLSDEFHDRADGNTTATSCGNPCERRLFNAGNDTSPHCKTRITTSL; encoded by the exons ATGTCAATTTCACACAATTTTTCATCACATTGTACTCACGTTCGTAATATAGAAACGACATCGACTTCACCAGATGATGGTACTTCACAGGGTGCATTTGGCATACGACTAGACACATCACAAATATCAG ATCTTACACCTTTGGAAGTAACTCCCTCTAAAAATGGTATGTCTGCCGAAGTAACAAATGCCACACCTTATGATTCAAGTCAAGTATCAG CTATGGACACAAGTCCATCTCATCATTCCAATGTGTGTTCTGAAGCTATATCTAGCTTGTCATGTGACACTCCTCTAATGATAG ATGAGCAAGCCTCATGTGCTACAGCCCGTCCACCGTCAAAATCTGCAACAGGAAATCTGCTGTCAGATGAGTTCCATGATAGGGCAGATGGTAACACTACAGCCACATCATGTGGTAACCCTTGTGAAAGACGACTCTTCAATGCAGGAAATGATACAA GTCCACACTGTAAAACAAGAATAACCACCAGCCTGTGA